A genomic segment from Hyalangium gracile encodes:
- a CDS encoding HesA/MoeB/ThiF family protein: protein MRIIFCGVGAIGSTAAVLCRNLEATLAFIDFDRVESKNLLAQAYVKPSVGKNKAEALKLQLLNLHGVKAESFGVRLTRDNVATLCGGADLLVDCFDNRESRQVLSEYARQAGKALVHGALSGDGTFGLVRWDERFVPDAEDQAGQATCEGGLHLPLIGLLGAALARIIQDFVKHGVRRDVMVNLNSVTPTMGT, encoded by the coding sequence ATGCGCATCATCTTCTGTGGAGTGGGAGCCATCGGCTCCACAGCGGCTGTGTTGTGCCGCAACCTGGAGGCCACGCTGGCCTTCATCGACTTCGACCGGGTGGAATCCAAGAACCTGCTCGCGCAGGCCTATGTGAAGCCCTCGGTGGGGAAGAACAAGGCGGAGGCGCTGAAGCTCCAGCTCCTCAACCTGCACGGCGTGAAGGCCGAGTCCTTCGGCGTGCGACTCACCCGAGACAATGTAGCGACGCTATGTGGCGGGGCGGACCTGCTCGTCGACTGCTTCGACAACCGGGAGAGTCGGCAGGTGCTCAGTGAGTATGCGCGTCAAGCAGGCAAGGCGCTCGTCCACGGAGCACTCTCAGGCGATGGCACGTTCGGACTGGTGCGCTGGGATGAGCGCTTCGTCCCGGACGCCGAGGATCAGGCCGGCCAGGCCACCTGCGAGGGTGGGCTCCACCTGCCACTCATCGGACTGCTTGGGGCCGCGCTGGCTCGTATCATCCAGGACTTCGTGAAGCACGGTGTCCGGCGCGACGTGATGGTGAATCTGAACTCGGTGACGCCCACGATGGGCACATGA
- a CDS encoding HNH endonuclease: METLVLSQAYEPVARVPWQRAMMLIWQGKVEVVEEYEDRFVRSVTLELKMPSIIRFVSFFRQRQRGIKFSRDNVYVRDGCKCQYCGKKVSRPEATYDHVVPRAQGGKTTWDNVVIACVPCNQKKGNRTPAQAGMLLRTTPMKPKRLPESLQFTFTYEKGMPISWRKFLRDVAYWHTELEE, translated from the coding sequence ATGGAGACGCTGGTATTGAGCCAGGCCTACGAGCCCGTCGCGCGGGTGCCCTGGCAACGCGCGATGATGCTCATCTGGCAGGGCAAGGTCGAGGTGGTCGAGGAGTACGAGGACCGCTTCGTCCGCTCTGTCACTCTCGAGCTGAAGATGCCGTCGATCATCCGCTTCGTGAGCTTCTTCCGGCAGCGGCAGCGCGGCATCAAGTTCAGCCGGGACAACGTGTACGTGCGTGACGGCTGCAAGTGCCAGTACTGCGGCAAGAAGGTGTCCCGTCCGGAGGCCACCTACGACCACGTGGTTCCGCGCGCCCAGGGCGGCAAGACGACCTGGGACAACGTGGTGATCGCGTGCGTGCCCTGCAACCAGAAGAAGGGCAACCGGACGCCCGCGCAGGCCGGGATGTTGCTGCGCACCACGCCGATGAAGCCCAAGCGGCTGCCGGAGTCGCTGCAGTTCACGTTCACCTACGAGAAGGGCATGCCCATCTCGTGGCGGAAGTTCCTCCGTGATGTCGCGTACTGGCACACGGAGTTGGAGGAGTGA
- a CDS encoding AAA family ATPase: protein MATRKSEDNERLIDRDLTALAREGKLLPAHGADSAVAEVLGLLTRGGKHPLLSGEPGVGKSALVQEVARRIAEGRVDAELAQARMVEVSAANILARSTQRQAAESFEELLGYLSRHPCPIVYIRDLPLALGGPLAPVAIRALRTGGVRFIFETEPKRVQELLRADEALAERLHLIPLQEPPLERSRWILGRVAEELEREMHLPIDPAACDLALRLSAKFLLAQRMPRKAIELLKETAAEAAGAARDRVGPEDVLTRFCAATRLPRFVVDDAMPLDLDETERFFGERLLGQTDAVAAVLRSVALLKAGLNDPRRPLGVFLFAGPTGVGKTQLAKLLAEYLFGSADRLVRLNMADFPNDGDESVPFGASWAPAMETKRGELTNLLDGKVFTVLLLDEFEKAARSVHDRFLQLFDEGTFVNGAGEPVSCNNTLIVATSNVGAEVYREPAIGFAGNRREEELVSEVDRRIAEAFRPEFLNRFDAICHFRPLTKVEIRKIAQREVGRVLEREGIRARALDVEVTPEVVDLLVERGYSPQFGARYLQREIEKTLTAALAVEIARRPLRPGTPVRVEARSGGKVVAVAEPLAPPREATAQLSLPTPKAAAVKRRLDRKSLLHEMDRLVGRARALSVSAARPQLEEKRNQLLAESQAPNLWDDPDRAASTLRAFRTVEAQINELERLEQAATFARRLVREAKNEVQLASAAKQVEDVAREVQMAEALHASGATAEDNEALVDICASESMEAQDTWVQELATMYLGWAEKRGYEAMLVAEAENPSRVVVRIAGPGAYGFLAGEAGMHRRIEDEKRQRAYVRVHRGGLPEDRQELEVEGRPVKKHEGTFLERVRTEVTVKDSSTGRVLTLTGSGELEEMKDIATRVVSGQGASTDEARRYYVARGARVEDPRTGAGTPRVKDVLRGDLDLFIAAWISRPPPEPPSAP, encoded by the coding sequence ATGGCGACCAGGAAGAGCGAGGACAACGAGCGACTCATCGACCGGGATCTCACGGCGCTTGCGCGCGAGGGGAAACTCTTGCCCGCGCATGGCGCCGACTCCGCCGTGGCGGAGGTGCTTGGGTTGCTGACCCGAGGCGGCAAGCACCCGCTGCTCTCGGGTGAGCCCGGCGTGGGAAAGAGTGCGCTCGTCCAGGAAGTGGCCCGCCGTATCGCCGAGGGCCGCGTGGACGCGGAGCTCGCCCAGGCCCGTATGGTCGAGGTGTCCGCCGCCAACATCCTGGCCCGCAGCACCCAGCGGCAGGCCGCCGAGAGCTTCGAGGAGCTGCTCGGCTACCTCAGCCGGCACCCGTGCCCCATCGTCTACATCCGGGATCTGCCCCTGGCGCTCGGCGGGCCGCTGGCCCCCGTGGCCATCCGCGCCCTGCGCACTGGAGGCGTTCGCTTCATCTTCGAGACCGAGCCCAAGCGCGTGCAGGAACTGCTGCGCGCGGACGAGGCTCTGGCCGAGCGGCTCCACCTCATTCCTCTGCAGGAGCCTCCGCTGGAGCGCTCCCGGTGGATCCTCGGCCGTGTGGCCGAGGAGCTGGAGCGCGAGATGCACCTGCCCATCGACCCGGCCGCGTGCGACCTGGCGCTGCGTCTGTCCGCCAAGTTCCTCCTGGCTCAGCGCATGCCGCGCAAGGCCATCGAGCTGCTCAAGGAGACAGCGGCCGAGGCCGCTGGCGCGGCCCGTGACCGGGTGGGCCCCGAGGATGTCCTCACCCGCTTCTGCGCCGCCACACGACTGCCGCGCTTCGTGGTGGATGACGCGATGCCGCTGGATCTGGACGAGACGGAGCGCTTCTTCGGGGAGCGGCTGCTCGGACAGACAGATGCGGTGGCCGCGGTCCTGCGCTCCGTGGCGCTGCTCAAGGCCGGCCTGAACGACCCGCGCCGCCCCCTGGGCGTGTTCCTCTTCGCAGGCCCCACGGGTGTGGGCAAGACCCAGCTCGCCAAGCTCCTGGCGGAGTACCTCTTCGGCTCCGCCGACAGGTTGGTGCGCCTCAACATGGCGGACTTCCCCAATGATGGCGACGAGAGCGTTCCCTTCGGCGCCTCCTGGGCGCCCGCCATGGAGACCAAGCGCGGCGAGCTGACCAACCTGCTCGATGGCAAGGTGTTCACCGTGCTGCTGCTCGACGAGTTCGAGAAGGCCGCGCGCAGCGTGCACGACCGCTTCCTCCAGCTCTTCGACGAGGGCACGTTCGTCAACGGCGCCGGCGAGCCGGTCTCCTGCAACAACACTCTCATCGTCGCTACGTCCAATGTGGGTGCCGAGGTGTACCGGGAGCCTGCTATCGGCTTCGCGGGCAATCGTCGTGAGGAGGAGCTCGTCTCCGAGGTGGACCGGCGTATCGCCGAGGCCTTCCGCCCGGAGTTCCTCAACCGCTTCGACGCCATCTGCCACTTCCGGCCGCTGACGAAGGTGGAGATCCGTAAGATCGCCCAGCGCGAGGTGGGTCGGGTGCTGGAGCGCGAGGGTATCCGCGCCCGCGCACTGGACGTGGAGGTGACACCGGAAGTCGTCGACCTGCTGGTAGAGCGCGGCTACTCGCCCCAGTTCGGGGCGCGCTACCTGCAGAGGGAGATCGAGAAGACGCTCACCGCCGCGCTCGCCGTGGAGATCGCCCGCCGTCCTCTGCGGCCTGGTACTCCCGTGCGCGTGGAGGCGCGCTCCGGAGGCAAAGTGGTCGCCGTGGCCGAGCCGCTGGCTCCTCCCCGCGAGGCCACGGCCCAGCTTTCCCTGCCGACCCCGAAGGCCGCGGCCGTCAAGCGGCGGCTCGACCGCAAGTCCCTGCTTCACGAGATGGATCGGCTCGTGGGCCGAGCCCGTGCGCTGTCGGTCTCCGCCGCTCGACCGCAGCTTGAGGAGAAGCGCAACCAGCTCCTGGCCGAGAGCCAGGCGCCCAACCTGTGGGACGACCCGGACCGCGCAGCCTCCACGCTGCGTGCCTTCCGCACCGTGGAGGCGCAGATCAACGAACTAGAGCGCCTGGAGCAGGCCGCCACCTTCGCTCGCCGGCTCGTGCGCGAGGCGAAGAATGAGGTGCAGCTCGCGTCCGCGGCGAAGCAGGTCGAGGACGTCGCTCGCGAGGTGCAGATGGCCGAGGCTCTGCACGCCTCGGGTGCCACTGCAGAGGACAACGAGGCGCTGGTGGACATCTGCGCCAGCGAGTCGATGGAGGCCCAGGACACGTGGGTGCAGGAGTTGGCCACCATGTACCTCGGCTGGGCGGAGAAGCGTGGCTATGAGGCCATGCTGGTAGCCGAGGCGGAGAACCCCTCGCGTGTCGTCGTGCGCATCGCAGGGCCAGGTGCCTATGGCTTCCTCGCGGGAGAGGCCGGCATGCACCGGCGCATCGAGGATGAGAAGCGCCAGCGCGCCTACGTCCGCGTGCACCGCGGCGGGCTGCCCGAAGACCGCCAGGAGCTGGAGGTGGAGGGCCGCCCGGTGAAGAAGCACGAGGGCACCTTCCTGGAGCGCGTGCGCACCGAGGTCACCGTGAAGGACTCCTCCACGGGCCGCGTACTCACCCTGACTGGCTCTGGCGAGTTGGAGGAGATGAAGGACATCGCGACACGCGTGGTGTCCGGACAGGGTGCCAGCACCGATGAGGCCCGGCGGTACTATGTCGCCCGCGGTGCTCGCGTGGAGGACCCGCGCACTGGCGCCGGAACCCCGCGCGTGAAGGATGTTCTGCGCGGCGACCTGGACCTCTTCATCGCCGCCTGGATCTCCCGCCCGCCGCCCGAGCCCCCCTCCGCGCCTTGA
- a CDS encoding ribonuclease J yields the protein MLHVIPLGGLGEIGLNAMVLACRGEMLLIDAGLMFPSEAAPGVDIIVPDFTHLRQNASQLKGIVLTHGHEDHTGALPYLLSEVPVPVYGTRFTLAMARQRLDELGVVADLREIEPRTPFSVGSVFSVEASRVTHTVPDAVGYIFRTPEGTVIHTGDFKLDPDPIDGLRTDLERWGEAGEQGVLCLLSDSTNSEFTNETGSERVVEQTFDRLFREAKGRIVVALFASNLHRVRTVLKLAEQLGRRVALQGRSMTRNVEMARQLGYLDVPDSLFVPLESAPSLPPNRLMLLSTGAQGEARAGLAQLAARNGPVRLEPGDMVILSSRPIPGNERPVGALLDQLHWTGARIVYAQVEPGVHVSGHASQPQQRRVLDVVRPRHFVPIHGELRHLHRHLATAREAGLAPEQLLLAQDGDLITFEEGRGRFAGSVPVGRVHKDLYSGGVVTPEALQERTRLAETGLVVAAVVIDRSSLALMAGPQLSGHGLSLDEQVLLNRIADEARSLFLQLSPQLRGDDALVREELTRSVRRAFKLFTAKRPLVVPMVVKV from the coding sequence ATGCTCCATGTGATTCCCCTGGGAGGACTGGGCGAGATTGGCCTCAACGCCATGGTGCTCGCCTGCCGTGGGGAGATGCTCCTCATCGATGCCGGGCTGATGTTCCCCTCCGAAGCCGCCCCCGGTGTGGACATCATCGTCCCTGACTTCACCCACCTCCGGCAGAATGCCTCGCAGCTCAAGGGCATCGTCCTCACCCACGGCCACGAGGACCACACGGGCGCCCTCCCCTATCTGCTCAGCGAAGTGCCTGTTCCCGTCTATGGCACGCGCTTCACCCTCGCCATGGCCCGCCAACGTCTGGATGAGCTGGGTGTCGTCGCGGACCTGCGTGAGATCGAGCCTCGCACGCCCTTCTCCGTCGGCTCCGTCTTCTCCGTCGAGGCCAGCCGCGTCACCCACACCGTGCCCGATGCCGTCGGCTACATCTTCCGGACCCCCGAGGGCACCGTCATCCATACTGGCGATTTCAAGCTGGACCCTGATCCCATTGATGGCCTTCGCACGGACCTCGAGCGCTGGGGCGAGGCCGGCGAACAGGGCGTCCTCTGCCTCCTGTCCGACTCCACCAACTCCGAGTTCACCAACGAGACGGGCAGCGAGCGGGTCGTGGAGCAAACCTTCGACCGCCTCTTCCGCGAAGCCAAGGGCCGCATCGTCGTCGCCCTCTTCGCCTCCAACCTCCACCGCGTGCGCACCGTCCTGAAGCTCGCCGAACAGCTCGGGCGCAGAGTGGCCCTCCAGGGCCGCAGCATGACGCGCAACGTGGAGATGGCTCGGCAGCTCGGCTACCTCGATGTCCCTGATTCCCTCTTCGTCCCCCTGGAGTCCGCTCCCAGCCTGCCCCCCAACCGCCTGATGCTGCTCTCCACCGGCGCTCAGGGAGAGGCTCGCGCTGGCCTGGCCCAGCTCGCCGCCCGGAATGGGCCCGTGCGGCTGGAGCCCGGAGACATGGTCATCCTCAGCTCTCGCCCCATCCCCGGCAACGAACGCCCCGTGGGTGCCCTGCTGGATCAGCTCCACTGGACCGGTGCCCGCATCGTCTATGCCCAGGTGGAGCCCGGCGTCCATGTCTCCGGACACGCCAGCCAGCCGCAACAGCGACGCGTCCTCGACGTCGTCCGCCCTCGTCACTTCGTCCCCATCCATGGAGAGCTGCGTCACCTCCACCGCCACCTGGCCACCGCTCGCGAGGCCGGGCTCGCCCCCGAGCAGCTCCTCCTTGCCCAGGACGGAGACCTCATCACCTTCGAGGAGGGCCGCGGACGCTTCGCTGGCAGCGTCCCCGTCGGCCGGGTCCACAAGGACCTCTACAGCGGCGGCGTCGTGACTCCCGAGGCCCTCCAGGAACGCACCCGGCTGGCCGAGACGGGCCTCGTCGTCGCCGCCGTCGTCATCGACCGCTCCTCCCTCGCGCTCATGGCCGGGCCCCAGCTGTCCGGTCATGGACTGTCCCTGGATGAGCAGGTGCTCCTCAACCGCATCGCCGACGAGGCGCGGAGCCTCTTCCTCCAGCTCTCCCCACAGCTGCGCGGGGATGACGCCCTGGTGCGAGAGGAGCTGACCCGCTCCGTCCGCCGCGCCTTCAAGCTCTTCACCGCCAAGCGCCCCCTGGTGGTGCCCATGGTCGTCAAGGTGTGA
- a CDS encoding YajQ family cyclic di-GMP-binding protein yields MPSFDVVSKIDLAELDNAVNQTKKELSTRYDFQGAQADIVLSPDNTVLTVKANSEDRVQAAKEVLLAKLAKRGISLRALEFMEIEKTGLHNVKQPIKLQQGIPVDKAKELIKLLKESKLKLQGSIQADQLRVTGKNRDDLQAAIALFRQEQDRLKLDMQFTNFRD; encoded by the coding sequence ATGCCTTCCTTCGACGTCGTCTCCAAGATCGATCTGGCCGAGCTCGACAACGCGGTCAACCAGACCAAGAAGGAGCTCAGCACCCGCTACGACTTCCAGGGCGCTCAGGCCGACATCGTCCTCTCCCCCGACAACACCGTGCTGACCGTCAAGGCCAACAGCGAGGACCGCGTCCAGGCCGCCAAGGAGGTCCTCCTCGCCAAGCTGGCCAAGCGCGGCATCTCCCTCCGTGCGCTCGAGTTCATGGAGATCGAAAAGACGGGCCTGCACAACGTCAAGCAGCCCATCAAGCTCCAGCAGGGCATCCCCGTCGACAAGGCCAAGGAGCTCATCAAGCTCCTCAAGGAGTCCAAGCTGAAGCTTCAGGGCTCCATCCAGGCAGACCAGCTCCGCGTCACCGGCAAGAACCGGGATGACCTGCAGGCCGCCATCGCCCTGTTCCGCCAGGAGCAGGACCGGCTGAAGCTCGACATGCAGTTCACCAACTTCCGGGACTAG
- a CDS encoding DOMON domain-containing protein, with product MRAPLLSLCLLLAPAISHGQERASKAVPALSKAPKLDGKFKDFAPSVTFRPPASTEDTASFTARVAWRKDTLYVGVEATDDRLVAGDLVTLTLFFPGAGPTAIGNTFRFAFDGKRASPPDSGTSAFAQEKAEVGVLREDDRLNLEIALPVTAFPRFPSVDPLVFDLCVTFEDQDAVGQKAAPVSNCKDAGMIGEALKLPDDFRKGLKLKPPEAANALEAISGGWLGWGVLHYPVWVEAEKPLSPESLRSMVASDSVDPEKVNVNVPETLTLPGGRTLLTVVSGKDPYAVEGKCDSEHELRLGLYLLTAKGRTAQMVLEWPAATCALGRALSVNLEEDGALSIGYSNGAITNFVWSGDHFERTQLGKR from the coding sequence ATGCGCGCCCCTCTCCTCTCCCTGTGCCTTCTGCTCGCGCCCGCCATCTCCCACGGGCAGGAGCGCGCCAGCAAGGCCGTGCCGGCGCTCTCCAAGGCCCCCAAGCTGGACGGCAAGTTCAAGGACTTCGCCCCCTCCGTCACGTTCCGCCCCCCCGCCTCCACCGAGGACACCGCTTCCTTCACCGCTCGGGTGGCCTGGCGCAAGGACACGCTCTACGTAGGCGTCGAGGCCACCGATGACCGGCTCGTCGCTGGCGACCTCGTCACCCTCACCCTGTTCTTCCCCGGCGCTGGCCCCACCGCCATCGGCAACACTTTCCGCTTCGCCTTCGATGGCAAGCGCGCCTCGCCCCCGGACAGTGGCACCTCCGCCTTCGCCCAGGAGAAGGCCGAGGTCGGCGTGCTGCGCGAGGACGACAGGCTGAATCTGGAGATCGCCCTCCCCGTCACTGCCTTCCCGCGCTTCCCCTCCGTCGATCCGCTCGTCTTCGATCTCTGCGTCACCTTCGAGGATCAGGACGCGGTGGGCCAGAAGGCCGCCCCCGTCTCCAACTGCAAGGACGCGGGAATGATTGGCGAAGCCCTCAAGCTGCCCGACGACTTCCGCAAGGGCCTCAAGCTCAAGCCTCCAGAAGCCGCCAATGCCCTGGAAGCCATCAGCGGCGGCTGGCTGGGCTGGGGCGTGCTCCACTACCCGGTCTGGGTGGAGGCCGAGAAGCCCTTGTCCCCTGAGTCGCTGCGCTCCATGGTCGCCTCGGACTCCGTGGACCCCGAGAAGGTCAACGTGAATGTCCCGGAGACGCTCACCCTGCCCGGCGGTCGCACCCTGCTCACCGTCGTCTCCGGCAAGGATCCCTATGCCGTCGAGGGCAAGTGCGATTCGGAGCACGAGCTGCGCCTGGGGCTCTACCTCCTCACGGCCAAGGGCCGGACGGCCCAGATGGTGCTCGAGTGGCCGGCCGCTACCTGTGCGCTGGGTCGGGCCCTCTCGGTCAATCTGGAAGAAGACGGCGCGCTGAGCATCGGTTACTCGAACGGCGCAATCACCAACTTCGTTTGGAGTGGAGACCACTTCGAGCGGACGCAACTCGGAAAGCGGTAG
- the rimO gene encoding 30S ribosomal protein S12 methylthiotransferase RimO, translating to MTLGCPKNRVDSEVMLGTLKQRGYHLVQEPSEAEVIVVNTCAFIGPAKQESVDSILEMAEYKKSGACSTLVVTGCLSQRYGGELSKEMPEVDHFLGTGAYAQIGDLLAAEASPRQVIPDPDYIHDSHTPRENSMPSYTAYLKVSEGCDNACAFCIIPKLRGGQRSRPIADIIAEATRLADQGVQELNLVAQDLTAYGHDLPGKPKLHELLKELVKVDVRWIRLHYAYPRVFPDELIEVMATEKKIAKYLDMPLQHASDKLLMSMKRGRNTQFLTDLLTKLRTRVPGLVMRTSMIVGLPGETEEDFELLKEFVKTQRFERLGVFQYSDEEDTAAFDMPDKVPQKTIERRWREVMAIQKRINREQNKKLVGKRIEVLVEGPSPETEHLLIGRHEGQAPEIDGQVYINDGLAYPGEFVTVEVTEAHDYDLVGRVVERPDPKQRQHKVRDAVPAPMATWTSPR from the coding sequence ATGACCCTCGGCTGCCCGAAGAACCGGGTGGACTCCGAGGTGATGCTCGGCACCCTCAAGCAGCGCGGCTACCACCTGGTGCAGGAGCCCTCCGAGGCCGAGGTCATCGTCGTCAATACCTGCGCCTTCATCGGCCCGGCCAAGCAGGAGTCCGTGGACTCCATCCTCGAGATGGCCGAGTACAAGAAGTCCGGCGCGTGCAGCACGCTCGTCGTCACCGGCTGCCTGTCCCAGCGCTACGGCGGCGAGCTCTCCAAGGAGATGCCCGAGGTCGACCACTTCCTCGGCACCGGTGCCTACGCCCAGATCGGCGACCTGCTCGCCGCAGAGGCCTCCCCGCGCCAGGTCATCCCCGATCCGGACTACATCCACGACTCGCACACGCCGCGCGAGAACTCGATGCCCTCGTACACCGCCTACCTCAAGGTGTCCGAGGGCTGCGACAACGCCTGCGCCTTCTGCATCATCCCCAAGCTCCGTGGCGGCCAGCGCTCGCGTCCCATCGCGGACATCATCGCCGAGGCCACCCGGCTGGCCGACCAGGGCGTGCAGGAGCTCAACCTGGTGGCCCAGGACCTCACCGCCTACGGGCATGACCTGCCCGGCAAGCCCAAGCTCCATGAGCTGCTCAAGGAGCTGGTCAAGGTGGACGTGCGCTGGATCCGCCTGCACTACGCCTACCCGCGCGTCTTCCCGGACGAGCTCATCGAGGTGATGGCCACCGAGAAGAAGATCGCCAAGTACCTGGACATGCCGCTGCAGCACGCCAGCGACAAGCTGCTCATGTCCATGAAGCGCGGCCGCAACACCCAGTTCCTCACCGACCTGCTCACCAAGCTGCGCACCCGCGTGCCGGGCCTGGTGATGCGCACGTCGATGATCGTCGGCCTGCCCGGCGAGACCGAGGAGGACTTCGAACTGCTCAAGGAGTTCGTCAAGACGCAGCGCTTCGAGCGGCTCGGCGTCTTCCAGTACTCGGACGAGGAGGACACCGCGGCGTTCGACATGCCGGACAAGGTGCCCCAGAAGACCATCGAGCGCCGGTGGCGCGAGGTCATGGCCATCCAGAAGCGCATCAACCGCGAGCAGAACAAGAAGCTCGTGGGCAAGCGCATCGAGGTGCTCGTCGAAGGGCCAAGCCCCGAGACCGAGCACCTGCTGATCGGCCGCCACGAGGGCCAGGCCCCCGAGATCGACGGTCAGGTCTACATCAATGATGGCCTGGCCTACCCGGGCGAGTTCGTCACCGTCGAGGTGACCGAGGCCCATGACTACGATCTCGTCGGCCGCGTGGTGGAGCGCCCGGATCCGAAGCAGCGCCAGCACAAGGTCCGCGACGCGGTGCCCGCGCCGATGGCCACCTGGACGTCGCCTCGTTGA
- a CDS encoding pentapeptide repeat-containing protein produces MDFARFKTILTAFADNPAELNISKGQVLVQLRDDLISARVHQKSGTMWISEDGDGEIEQPAEQWLINRIARLPQLADRILTYIPDEASFVAPSGVLLDQLESTPTEELVQVDNALSAIQGVLDRRPAGTSSVLYLTSDAGEGKTTVINHLARIQAQSFKNKTSDWLLLPVPLGGRPFLRLDDVIIASLVNRLRFPLLYFEAFLELVKLGVLVPALDGFEEMFIESATGEAISNLGSLVETLQSQGSALIAARKAYFEYRSFQTQARLFDALGAGNVSFSKLELRRWDKTNFLAYCDARKVSDGLSIYQDVAAKLGSEHPLLTRAVLASRLLDIATEQGGRASLLSKIGGAPDDYFAQFVGAIIEREANTKWISKTTDKVGEARTPLLTVEEHHELLSMIALEMWENKVDALKTDTLDVIAEIFCDRAKKPPPVARQVQERVKQHALMIEAEAGKNFYRFDHEEFRNYFLGEAIGRALVGGNALELRRALRIGALPSATIDTCSHWILKVNTDWQASVRTIQEVASSDGPTSFTRENCGGIFVRIANNKVPSEQVSLRHFSFPPDSLEQRALQKIDFSECYFQPTTLANTHLSNCRFTKCEFERLDLSATLRIDSCSLVEATVRAVTPIDSDLAIFDPKRVEALISSVGFQFQQQASLTDPSSAVDFDEDVEVCLRAFRAFLRATEINEDSLKAKVGRKANDFTSRIVPILLKRGILTTVTYRGSGGQRRFKLSVQMSAVQQAEASYPDSFEKFLDALAPK; encoded by the coding sequence ATGGACTTCGCTCGCTTCAAGACCATTCTCACAGCATTCGCTGACAATCCCGCCGAACTCAATATCAGCAAAGGCCAAGTCTTGGTCCAACTCCGAGATGATCTTATCTCCGCGAGAGTTCATCAAAAAAGCGGCACAATGTGGATCAGCGAGGATGGAGACGGCGAAATCGAGCAACCAGCAGAGCAGTGGCTGATTAATCGGATTGCTCGCCTACCGCAGCTTGCAGACAGAATCTTGACTTATATACCGGACGAGGCGTCTTTTGTCGCCCCCAGTGGCGTTCTTCTTGACCAACTTGAAAGCACCCCAACAGAAGAACTCGTGCAAGTTGATAATGCACTCAGCGCCATTCAGGGTGTACTGGACCGTAGGCCTGCCGGTACGTCATCCGTCCTTTACCTCACCTCAGACGCAGGCGAAGGCAAAACGACTGTAATCAATCATCTAGCAAGAATACAAGCACAGTCTTTCAAGAACAAGACCTCGGACTGGCTGTTATTGCCAGTGCCACTGGGAGGAAGACCTTTTCTACGTCTCGACGACGTTATCATCGCCTCTCTTGTCAACCGTCTTCGCTTCCCGCTCCTCTACTTCGAAGCATTCCTTGAACTCGTCAAGTTAGGTGTTCTTGTCCCTGCACTAGATGGCTTCGAAGAGATGTTTATCGAGAGCGCCACCGGTGAGGCCATATCCAACCTGGGCAGTCTCGTAGAGACGCTTCAGTCCCAGGGAAGTGCACTAATTGCCGCACGCAAAGCATACTTTGAGTATCGAAGCTTCCAGACCCAGGCTCGACTGTTTGATGCGCTTGGAGCAGGCAATGTCTCTTTTTCAAAGCTCGAATTGCGGCGTTGGGACAAGACGAACTTTCTAGCCTACTGCGACGCCAGGAAAGTATCGGACGGTCTCAGCATCTATCAAGATGTTGCCGCCAAGTTAGGTTCTGAACACCCGCTACTCACAAGAGCTGTGCTCGCCAGTCGTCTCCTCGACATAGCAACTGAGCAAGGAGGGAGAGCGAGTCTTCTATCCAAGATAGGCGGGGCACCCGACGACTATTTTGCTCAATTTGTTGGTGCCATTATTGAGCGTGAAGCCAACACCAAGTGGATCAGCAAGACCACCGACAAGGTCGGAGAAGCGCGCACCCCACTTTTGACAGTAGAAGAGCATCATGAACTACTTTCGATGATTGCTCTTGAGATGTGGGAGAACAAAGTTGATGCCCTCAAGACTGATACGCTTGATGTCATTGCAGAGATCTTCTGTGATCGAGCGAAAAAGCCGCCGCCAGTTGCTAGACAAGTCCAAGAGAGAGTCAAGCAACATGCGCTCATGATTGAGGCTGAAGCGGGAAAAAACTTCTACCGCTTCGACCATGAAGAGTTCCGAAACTATTTCCTCGGCGAAGCCATTGGTCGCGCGCTGGTTGGAGGGAACGCACTGGAACTTCGCAGAGCGCTCCGAATTGGCGCGTTACCATCAGCCACAATCGATACATGCAGCCACTGGATCCTCAAAGTCAACACCGACTGGCAAGCGTCCGTCAGAACAATCCAAGAAGTAGCGTCTTCTGATGGCCCGACCTCATTCACACGCGAAAACTGCGGTGGCATTTTCGTAAGAATCGCCAACAACAAAGTACCTTCTGAGCAGGTCTCACTTCGTCACTTTTCTTTCCCTCCAGACAGCCTTGAACAACGCGCACTCCAAAAGATTGACTTCTCTGAGTGCTACTTTCAACCGACTACTCTAGCAAATACTCATCTCTCAAACTGTCGCTTCACAAAATGCGAGTTCGAGAGACTCGACCTCTCAGCCACTCTGAGAATTGACTCCTGCTCTCTTGTTGAGGCAACTGTACGAGCAGTCACACCGATCGACTCGGATCTCGCCATCTTTGATCCTAAGCGAGTAGAAGCACTAATCTCCAGCGTAGGCTTTCAATTTCAGCAACAAGCGTCACTAACCGACCCCTCATCGGCAGTTGATTTTGACGAAGATGTTGAAGTCTGCCTAAGAGCATTCCGAGCTTTTCTGCGAGCAACTGAAATCAACGAGGACAGCCTCAAGGCCAAAGTAGGCAGGAAGGCCAATGACTTCACCAGCAGGATCGTCCCTATCCTCCTCAAGAGAGGAATTCTGACGACCGTGACCTATAGGGGTTCAGGCGGCCAACGACGCTTCAAACTCTCAGTGCAAATGAGTGCCGTACAACAGGCAGAAGCTTCTTATCCCGATAGCTTTGAGAAGTTTTTGGATGCGCTGGCCCCAAAATAA